From the Acidovorax carolinensis genome, one window contains:
- a CDS encoding Rieske (2Fe-2S) protein, whose product MPDAYRASADSSAIALCNSADLQERHLAVPFDVVYAGQTCRAFAIRYEGRPHAFLNRCTHVAMEMDYQPDRFFDDTGQWLLCATHGAAYRPDTGACAGGPCRGGLVKIALSEVDGVVHWHTAYNLQPVEF is encoded by the coding sequence ATGCCTGACGCGTACCGGGCCAGCGCCGATTCCAGCGCGATTGCGCTGTGCAACAGCGCCGATCTGCAGGAGCGCCACCTGGCCGTGCCCTTTGACGTGGTGTATGCCGGGCAGACCTGCCGGGCCTTTGCCATTCGCTACGAGGGACGGCCCCACGCCTTTCTGAACCGGTGCACCCATGTGGCCATGGAGATGGACTACCAGCCCGACCGGTTTTTCGATGACACCGGCCAGTGGCTGCTTTGTGCCACCCACGGCGCTGCCTACCGGCCAGACACCGGCGCGTGCGCGGGTGGCCCCTGCCGTGGCGGTCTCGTGAAAATTGCCCTGTCCGAAGTGGACGGGGTGGTGCACTGGCATACTGCCTACAACCTGCAACCTGTTGAGTTCTGA
- a CDS encoding HAD family hydrolase, giving the protein MRPTARPRRFDLIAFDWDGTLFDSTAIIVRSIQEAVRDVGGTVPTDRAAAYVIGMALTQALAHAAPDVPPEKYPELNNRYRFHYLQHQDDLSLFAGVLPLLADLRAQGHLLAVATGKSRRGLDEALHSVQLKGVFDGSRTADETAGKPHPLMLHELMAEFDVVPERLLMIGDTTHDLQMALSAGCASVGVSYGAHEPETFEVLNPLHVAHSVRELHDWLLSHA; this is encoded by the coding sequence ATGCGCCCCACCGCCCGCCCGCGCCGCTTTGACCTGATCGCCTTTGACTGGGACGGCACCTTGTTCGACTCCACGGCCATCATCGTGCGCAGCATCCAGGAAGCGGTGCGCGACGTGGGCGGCACCGTACCCACCGACCGGGCCGCTGCCTATGTGATCGGCATGGCCCTCACGCAGGCCCTGGCCCATGCTGCGCCCGATGTGCCGCCCGAAAAATACCCCGAGCTGAACAATCGCTACCGGTTTCACTATCTGCAGCACCAGGATGACCTGAGCCTGTTTGCCGGCGTGCTGCCCCTGCTGGCCGACCTGCGGGCGCAAGGCCACCTGCTGGCCGTGGCCACCGGCAAAAGCCGCCGGGGCCTGGATGAGGCGCTGCACTCGGTGCAGCTCAAAGGCGTGTTCGACGGCTCGCGCACGGCCGACGAGACGGCCGGCAAGCCCCATCCCCTGATGCTGCACGAGCTGATGGCCGAGTTTGACGTGGTGCCCGAGCGCCTGCTCATGATTGGCGACACCACCCACGACCTGCAGATGGCGCTGTCGGCCGGATGCGCCAGCGTGGGCGTGAGCTACGGTGCCCACGAGCCAGAAACCTTCGAGGTGCTGAACCCCCTGCATGTGGCGCATTCGGTGCGCGAGTTGCACGACTGGCTGCTGTCCCATGCCTGA
- a CDS encoding RluA family pseudouridine synthase: MKHIIGGKPSSDRTPEAPAPAARLVEVDEDSAGQRLDNFLIRQLKGVPKTHVYRIIRSGEVRINKGRVNADTRVATGDVVRLPPVRISDKVAEKAERPAPAREFPILLEDEHLIALDKPAGVAVHGGSGVSFGVIEQLRQARPQARFLELVHRLDRETSGILLVAKKRSALTHLQDQFRERETGKTYLALVTGAWPANKKVIDQPLHKYLQADGERRVRVTTVDDPDGLRSITLVKVRQLLPARPAQGLPAMSLLEVTIKTGRTHQIRVHLASQGHAIVGDDKYGDFDLNKRLQKLGVRRMFLHAWRLQFTHPATGERVLLNAELPPELAEFIPTA; this comes from the coding sequence GTGAAACACATTATAGGGGGCAAACCGTCATCCGACCGCACCCCCGAAGCTCCCGCTCCCGCGGCGCGTCTGGTGGAAGTCGACGAAGACTCCGCCGGCCAGCGCCTCGACAACTTCCTGATACGCCAGCTCAAGGGCGTGCCCAAAACCCATGTCTATCGCATCATCCGCAGCGGCGAGGTGCGCATCAACAAGGGCCGGGTCAATGCCGACACCCGTGTGGCGACGGGCGATGTGGTGCGCCTGCCGCCGGTGCGTATTTCCGACAAGGTCGCTGAAAAGGCCGAGCGGCCCGCGCCGGCGCGCGAATTTCCCATCCTGCTTGAGGACGAGCATCTGATCGCCCTGGACAAGCCCGCCGGCGTGGCGGTGCATGGCGGCAGCGGGGTGAGCTTTGGCGTGATCGAGCAATTGCGCCAGGCGCGGCCACAGGCCCGATTTCTGGAGCTGGTGCACCGGCTGGACCGCGAAACCTCGGGCATCCTGCTGGTGGCCAAGAAGCGGTCAGCGCTCACTCACCTGCAAGACCAGTTCCGTGAACGGGAAACCGGCAAAACCTACCTGGCGCTGGTGACGGGCGCCTGGCCCGCCAACAAGAAGGTGATCGACCAGCCACTGCACAAGTACCTGCAGGCCGACGGAGAACGCCGTGTGCGCGTGACCACGGTCGACGACCCGGATGGCCTGCGCTCCATCACGCTGGTCAAGGTGCGGCAGTTGCTGCCCGCGCGCCCGGCGCAGGGCCTGCCCGCCATGAGCCTGCTGGAGGTGACCATCAAGACCGGCCGCACCCACCAGATCCGCGTGCACCTGGCCAGCCAGGGGCATGCCATCGTGGGGGACGACAAATACGGCGATTTCGACCTCAACAAGCGCCTGCAGAAACTGGGGGTACGGCGCATGTTCCTCCATGCCTGGCGGTTACAGTTCACGCACCCGGCCACCGGTGAACGTGTGCTGCTGAACGCTGAACTGCCGCCGGAGCTTGCCGAATTCATTCCAACCGCCTGA
- the yaaA gene encoding peroxide stress protein YaaA — MLFLLSPAKSLDYDTPLPAGLPHTLPQFVPQSTQLIDVLREKSPQDIASLMGLSDKLAALNVVRYQVWQPKFTAANSRQALLAFNGDVYEGLQARTLAATDLDWAQHHVAILSGLYGVLRPLDWMQPYRLEMGTRLATAAGSNLYQFWGGQIAEHLNTRLRADTTPVVVNLASQEYFKAVDRKQLKARVIECVFEDWKGGAYKIISFHAKRARGLMARYAITHRIATPHKLEAFDLEGYTFAPASSEPERLVFRRKPA; from the coding sequence ATGCTGTTCCTGCTGTCTCCCGCCAAATCGCTCGACTACGACACACCCCTGCCTGCAGGGCTGCCGCACACGCTGCCGCAGTTCGTGCCGCAGTCCACGCAGCTGATCGACGTGCTGCGCGAAAAATCTCCCCAGGACATTGCCTCGTTGATGGGCCTGAGCGACAAGCTCGCCGCCCTGAACGTGGTGCGCTACCAAGTCTGGCAACCAAAATTCACCGCAGCCAATTCGCGCCAGGCCCTGCTGGCCTTCAACGGCGATGTGTACGAAGGCCTGCAGGCCCGCACGCTGGCCGCGACCGACCTCGACTGGGCGCAGCACCATGTGGCGATCCTGAGCGGCCTGTATGGTGTGTTGCGCCCGCTCGACTGGATGCAGCCCTACCGGCTGGAAATGGGCACGCGCCTGGCCACGGCGGCCGGCAGCAACCTCTATCAGTTCTGGGGCGGCCAGATTGCCGAGCACCTCAACACCCGCCTGCGCGCCGACACCACGCCCGTGGTGGTCAACCTGGCGTCCCAGGAATATTTCAAGGCGGTGGACCGCAAGCAGCTCAAGGCGCGCGTCATCGAGTGCGTGTTCGAGGACTGGAAAGGCGGCGCCTACAAGATCATCAGCTTTCATGCCAAGCGCGCGCGGGGCCTGATGGCACGCTATGCCATCACCCACCGCATTGCCACGCCGCACAAGCTCGAAGCCTTCGATCTGGAAGGCTATACCTTCGCCCCCGCATCCTCCGAGCCCGAGCGCCTGGTTTTTCGGCGCAAGCCAGCCTGA
- a CDS encoding 2OG-Fe(II) oxygenase, which produces MASRSDQRTPAGASTPQQAASQPITPELRQWIADQAGAGCSAPDLLQSLRAAGWADDVATQALAQVLQAPAENSPQARRPPRASAVPAPLLADSPPFLDAGDRQVSVLLTLTHPRLVVFGNLLGPDECDALIAAAAPRMARSLTVATQTGGEEINDHRTSDGMFFQRGESPLIQRIEERIARLLNWPIENGEGLQVLHYRPGAEYKPHYDYFDPAEPGTPTIVRRGGQRVGTLVIYLNTPEKGGGTVFPDAQLEVAPQRGNAVFFSYALPEPSTRTLHGGAPVIAGDKWIATKWLRQREFT; this is translated from the coding sequence ATGGCTTCGCGTTCCGACCAGCGCACTCCGGCAGGGGCGAGCACGCCGCAGCAGGCCGCCAGCCAGCCCATCACGCCCGAGCTGCGCCAGTGGATCGCCGATCAGGCCGGGGCCGGCTGCTCCGCACCGGACCTGCTGCAATCCCTGCGCGCCGCCGGCTGGGCCGACGATGTGGCCACGCAGGCACTTGCGCAAGTGCTGCAAGCGCCTGCCGAAAACAGCCCGCAGGCCCGCCGCCCGCCCCGTGCATCGGCCGTTCCTGCGCCGCTGCTGGCGGATTCGCCCCCGTTCCTCGATGCAGGCGACCGGCAGGTCAGCGTGCTGCTCACCCTCACCCACCCTCGCCTCGTGGTGTTTGGCAACCTGCTGGGACCGGATGAATGTGACGCCCTGATCGCCGCCGCCGCCCCGCGCATGGCGCGCTCGCTCACGGTGGCCACCCAAACGGGCGGGGAGGAAATCAACGACCACCGCACCAGCGACGGCATGTTCTTTCAGCGCGGCGAGAGTCCGCTGATCCAGCGCATCGAAGAACGCATTGCCCGCCTGCTGAACTGGCCCATCGAAAACGGCGAAGGCCTGCAGGTGCTGCACTACCGCCCCGGGGCCGAATACAAGCCGCATTACGACTACTTCGACCCCGCCGAGCCCGGCACGCCCACCATCGTGCGGCGCGGCGGGCAGCGCGTGGGTACGCTGGTCATCTACCTGAACACGCCGGAGAAGGGCGGTGGCACCGTCTTTCCGGATGCGCAGCTCGAAGTTGCACCGCAGCGCGGCAACGCCGTGTTCTTCAGCTATGCACTCCCGGAGCCGTCCACCCGCACGCTGCATGGCGGCGCGCCAGTGATCGCGGGCGACAAGTGGATCGCCACCAAATGGCTGCGCCAGCGGGAATTTACATAA
- a CDS encoding IS30 family transposase yields the protein MTKKNYQQLSESERHAIALGLQQKQSLSAIARALGRCKSTISRECQRNAGAKAYTSKFAQQRSDRRRCFARPQPKLHRDGPLFKIVRDYLLRHWSPQQIAGQLKKLHPDNKRKQVSHESIYTCIYAQPRGELKKELVACLRMARAKRWPRSKGEDRRGQITDLLSIHVRPPEIEDRQLPGHWEGDLIKGKGNASAIGTLVERTTRLVVLVKLPHPNPATAAHVLQAFSDKLNGIASPMRQSLTYDRGSEMAEHAKLTENTGMKVYFCDPYSPWQRGSNENTNGLLRQYFPKGTDLSGYSQEYLDAVADELNGRPRMTLGWSKPIEVYAEHLARLTQQPDSVH from the coding sequence ATGACAAAGAAGAATTACCAGCAGTTGAGCGAGAGCGAACGCCATGCGATCGCCTTGGGGCTTCAGCAAAAGCAAAGCCTCAGCGCCATAGCGCGGGCCTTGGGGCGCTGCAAGAGCACCATCAGCCGGGAATGCCAACGCAATGCGGGCGCCAAGGCCTACACCTCCAAGTTCGCCCAGCAACGCAGCGACAGGCGCAGATGCTTTGCCCGTCCCCAGCCCAAACTGCACCGCGATGGACCTTTGTTCAAGATCGTTCGCGACTATCTGCTCCGGCACTGGTCTCCCCAGCAAATCGCTGGGCAGTTGAAGAAACTGCACCCTGACAACAAGCGCAAACAAGTGTCCCACGAGAGCATCTACACCTGCATCTACGCCCAGCCCCGCGGAGAGCTCAAGAAGGAGCTGGTGGCCTGCTTGCGCATGGCCCGCGCCAAGCGCTGGCCGCGCTCCAAAGGCGAGGATCGGCGTGGGCAAATCACCGACCTGCTGAGCATCCATGTGCGCCCACCCGAGATTGAGGATCGTCAGTTGCCCGGGCACTGGGAGGGCGACCTCATCAAGGGCAAAGGCAATGCCAGTGCCATTGGCACGCTGGTCGAGCGCACGACCCGCCTGGTGGTGCTGGTCAAGCTGCCGCACCCCAACCCGGCGACAGCGGCACATGTACTGCAGGCCTTCAGCGACAAGCTCAATGGCATTGCCAGCCCGATGCGCCAGAGCCTGACCTATGACCGTGGCAGTGAGATGGCAGAGCATGCCAAGCTCACCGAGAACACGGGCATGAAGGTGTACTTCTGTGACCCCTACAGCCCCTGGCAGCGGGGCTCCAACGAAAACACCAATGGATTGCTGCGGCAGTACTTCCCCAAGGGGACTGATCTGAGCGGCTATAGCCAGGAGTATCTGGATGCCGTAGCCGATGAGCTCAATGGGCGCCCCAGGATGACTCTGGGGTGGAGCAAGCCCATTGAGGTTTATGCCGAACATTTGGCCCGGCTGACACAACAGCCTGATTCAGTGCATTAA
- the queF gene encoding NADPH-dependent 7-cyano-7-deazaguanine reductase QueF (Catalyzes the NADPH-dependent reduction of 7-cyano-7-deazaguanine (preQ0) to 7-aminomethyl-7-deazaguanine (preQ1) in queuosine biosynthesis) produces MTTPEQSQLGKASAYADQYDASLLFPIPRAGKRAEIGIAGAPPFFGADLWTAFELSWLNARGKPQVALAHITVPCETPNIVESKSFKLYLNSFNNTRFADAAEVQARIRADISEAVWRGADHPATVGVKLLLPELFDREPVHELDGLSLDRLDVECTRYQPAPDLLTAEFGEAPVSEVLTSNLLKSNCLVTGQPDWGSVQIAYSGPQINQEALLQYIVSFRNHNEFHEQCVERIFMDLWTRCKPIKLTVYARYTRRGGLDINPLRTSHPQQLPANTRTARQ; encoded by the coding sequence ATGACCACGCCGGAACAATCGCAACTGGGCAAGGCATCGGCGTATGCCGACCAGTACGATGCCTCACTGCTGTTTCCCATCCCGCGCGCGGGCAAGCGCGCCGAGATCGGCATTGCGGGCGCGCCTCCCTTCTTCGGGGCCGACCTGTGGACGGCGTTCGAGCTGTCGTGGCTGAATGCGCGCGGCAAGCCCCAGGTGGCGCTGGCGCACATCACCGTGCCCTGTGAAACACCCAACATCGTCGAAAGCAAGTCGTTCAAGCTCTACCTCAACAGCTTCAACAACACGCGCTTTGCCGACGCGGCCGAAGTGCAGGCCCGCATCCGCGCCGACATCAGCGAGGCCGTGTGGCGCGGTGCCGACCACCCCGCCACCGTGGGGGTGAAGTTGCTGCTGCCCGAGCTGTTTGACCGCGAGCCCGTGCACGAACTCGACGGCCTGAGCCTGGACCGGCTGGACGTAGAGTGCACGCGCTACCAGCCCGCGCCCGACTTGCTGACCGCCGAGTTTGGCGAAGCGCCCGTGTCCGAGGTGCTGACCAGCAACCTGCTCAAGAGCAATTGCCTCGTCACGGGCCAGCCCGACTGGGGCAGCGTGCAGATTGCCTACAGCGGCCCGCAGATCAACCAGGAAGCGCTGCTGCAGTACATCGTGAGCTTTCGCAACCACAACGAGTTCCACGAGCAATGCGTGGAGCGCATCTTCATGGACCTGTGGACGCGCTGCAAACCCATCAAGCTCACGGTGTATGCGCGCTACACCCGCCGGGGCGGGCTCGACATCAACCCGCTGCGTACCAGCCACCCGCAGCAGCTGCCGGCCAACACGCGCACGGCGCGGCAGTAA
- a CDS encoding PAS domain-containing methyl-accepting chemotaxis protein encodes MRVNLPVTQHEYEFPDESMLVSSTDTKGVIVHCNPAFVEASGYSHDELAGQPHNLIRHPDMPPQAFKDMWSTIGRGHTWTGLVKNRRKDGGFYWVRANVTPIMENGKPRGYLSVRTKPGRAEVQQAEALYAQLRSDLAAQRETIRLHHGRVVYPGMRGALQRLKQMSATQTLALMLLGVVLVGMLPRWLGWQGALAWGAQLGLMLAGSAAVLAWFHGRIVGGMRTVERFAGDIAGCNLATSLNSGQCAPSLAPLVRGLEQIQVNLRAVVGDVRTEIAGFLRSAEEIAQGGHDLYQRTEAQAANLQETAAAMEELSSTVRQTADTSSAVARDSTQSAEVARAGGAAVQQVGQAMHAIEQSSRKVGEIVSVIEGIAFQTNLLALNAAVEAARAGEQGRGFAVVAGEVRALAQRSAGAAKEIRALIGTSVSQVADGSRQMDQAGQTIADVVSSVSRVSDLVREISQATAEQSIGIGQVNEAVTQLETVTQQNAALVEETAASAQALKGNAVSLSRSVEVFRLR; translated from the coding sequence ATGCGTGTGAATTTGCCGGTAACCCAGCACGAGTATGAATTTCCGGACGAGAGCATGCTGGTGTCGTCCACCGACACCAAGGGTGTCATCGTGCATTGCAACCCGGCCTTCGTCGAGGCCAGCGGCTACAGCCACGATGAGCTGGCAGGCCAGCCGCACAACCTGATCCGCCACCCCGACATGCCACCCCAGGCGTTCAAGGACATGTGGTCCACCATCGGGCGCGGCCACACCTGGACCGGGCTGGTGAAGAACCGGCGCAAGGACGGCGGTTTTTACTGGGTGCGTGCCAACGTCACGCCCATCATGGAAAACGGCAAGCCGCGCGGCTACCTGTCGGTGCGCACCAAGCCGGGCCGTGCCGAGGTGCAGCAGGCCGAAGCCCTGTATGCCCAACTGCGCAGTGATCTCGCGGCGCAACGCGAGACCATCCGGTTGCACCATGGCCGGGTGGTTTATCCCGGGATGCGCGGTGCGCTGCAGCGGCTGAAGCAGATGTCGGCCACGCAGACCCTGGCGCTGATGCTGCTGGGCGTGGTGCTGGTGGGCATGCTGCCGCGCTGGCTGGGCTGGCAGGGCGCCCTGGCCTGGGGCGCCCAGCTTGGTTTGATGCTGGCGGGCTCTGCGGCCGTGCTGGCGTGGTTCCACGGCCGCATCGTGGGTGGCATGCGCACGGTCGAGCGGTTTGCCGGCGACATTGCCGGCTGCAACCTGGCCACTTCCCTCAACAGCGGGCAGTGCGCGCCGTCGCTGGCGCCCCTGGTGCGCGGCCTGGAGCAGATCCAGGTCAACCTGCGTGCCGTGGTGGGCGATGTGCGCACGGAGATTGCGGGCTTTTTGCGGTCGGCCGAAGAAATCGCCCAGGGCGGGCATGACCTTTACCAGCGCACCGAGGCGCAGGCCGCCAATCTGCAGGAAACCGCCGCCGCGATGGAAGAGCTTTCCAGCACGGTGCGGCAGACGGCCGACACATCGAGCGCGGTGGCCAGGGACAGCACCCAGAGCGCCGAAGTGGCGCGCGCTGGTGGCGCGGCGGTGCAGCAGGTGGGGCAGGCCATGCATGCCATTGAGCAGTCGTCGCGCAAGGTGGGCGAGATTGTCTCGGTCATCGAAGGCATTGCGTTTCAGACCAATCTGCTGGCGCTCAACGCTGCCGTGGAAGCCGCTCGCGCGGGCGAGCAGGGCCGGGGTTTTGCTGTGGTGGCCGGCGAGGTGCGCGCCCTAGCGCAGCGCAGCGCGGGTGCAGCCAAGGAGATCCGGGCACTGATCGGCACCTCGGTGTCGCAGGTGGCCGATGGCTCGCGCCAGATGGACCAGGCCGGCCAGACGATTGCCGACGTGGTGTCGTCGGTGTCCCGCGTGAGCGATTTGGTGCGCGAGATCAGCCAGGCCACGGCAGAACAGTCGATTGGCATCGGCCAGGTGAACGAGGCCGTCACGCAACTGGAGACCGTGACGCAGCAGAACGCGGCACTGGTCGAGGAGACCGCCGCGTCGGCCCAGGCGCTCAAGGGCAACGCGGTGTCCTTGTCGCGCTCAGTTGAGGTATTTCGCCTGCGGTAA
- a CDS encoding Y-family DNA polymerase: MDAFFASVELLRYPQLKGLPVVIGGGRRRADDLLLQSPDGTGPREPRFIPVAEFPLLKDYVGRGVITTATYAARQFGVGSAMGMMKAARLCPQAIVLPVDFDEVRRYSRLFKHTITEIAPVMQDRGVDEVYIDFTDVPGGQREGGRVLARLIQKSIFDATGLTCSIGVAPNRLLAKMASEFNKPNGISIVYAEDLQSKIWPLNVRKINGIGPKAGEKLAALGVHTIGDLAAQDPQWLMGHFGQSTGAWMHRVAWGQDDSPVVTESEPVSMSRETTFERDLHAVRDRAELSRIFTDLCQRVAEDLQRKGYVGKTIGIKLRYDDFKTATRDHTLPTPTQDAATIRHTAGLCLKRVPLERRLRLLGVRVGALVRLSDHLLLGDVPVSTTNRPPRQPDPHTAPLF; encoded by the coding sequence ATGGACGCGTTCTTTGCTTCCGTCGAGCTGCTGCGCTACCCGCAGCTCAAGGGGCTGCCCGTGGTGATTGGCGGCGGGCGCCGCCGGGCGGACGATCTGCTGCTGCAAAGCCCCGATGGCACAGGCCCGCGCGAGCCGCGCTTCATTCCCGTGGCCGAGTTCCCGCTGCTCAAGGACTATGTGGGCCGCGGCGTCATCACCACCGCCACCTATGCCGCACGGCAGTTTGGCGTGGGTTCGGCCATGGGCATGATGAAGGCCGCCCGGCTGTGCCCCCAGGCCATCGTGCTGCCCGTGGACTTTGACGAGGTGCGCAGATACTCGCGCCTGTTCAAGCACACCATCACCGAGATCGCGCCGGTGATGCAGGACCGGGGCGTGGACGAGGTCTACATCGACTTCACCGACGTGCCCGGCGGCCAGCGCGAAGGCGGGCGCGTGCTGGCGCGGCTCATCCAGAAAAGCATCTTCGACGCCACGGGCCTGACCTGCTCGATCGGCGTGGCGCCCAACCGGCTGCTGGCCAAGATGGCCAGCGAGTTCAACAAGCCCAACGGCATCTCCATCGTCTATGCCGAAGACCTGCAGAGCAAGATCTGGCCGCTCAACGTGCGCAAGATCAATGGCATCGGCCCCAAGGCGGGCGAAAAATTGGCGGCGCTGGGAGTGCACACCATTGGCGATCTGGCCGCGCAAGACCCGCAGTGGCTGATGGGCCATTTCGGCCAATCGACCGGGGCCTGGATGCACCGCGTGGCCTGGGGCCAGGACGACAGCCCCGTGGTGACCGAGAGCGAGCCCGTGAGCATGAGCCGCGAAACCACGTTCGAGCGCGACCTGCATGCCGTGCGCGACAGGGCCGAGCTTTCGCGCATCTTTACCGACCTGTGCCAGCGCGTGGCCGAGGACCTGCAGCGCAAGGGCTATGTGGGCAAGACCATTGGCATCAAGCTGCGCTACGACGACTTCAAGACCGCCACGCGCGACCACACCTTGCCCACGCCCACGCAGGACGCGGCCACCATCCGCCACACGGCGGGGCTGTGCCTCAAGCGCGTGCCCCTGGAGCGGCGCTTGCGCCTGCTGGGCGTGCGGGTGGGAGCGTTGGTGCGCCTGTCCGACCATCTGCTGCTGGGGGATGTACCGGTTTCCACAACCAACCGCCCGCCGCGGCAGCCGGACCCGCACACCGCACCGCTGTTCTGA
- a CDS encoding thiamine pyrophosphate-binding protein, whose amino-acid sequence MTTSRTGGQILVDQLLVHGVQQLFCVPGESYLAVLDALHDAHIAVTVCRQEGGAAMMAEAQGKLTGKPGICFVTRGPGATNAAAGIHIAHQDSTPLILFVGQVARGAMGREAFQELDYGAVFGTMAKWVVQIDDPARMPELISRAFHVATSGRPGPVVVALPEDMLTEAATVADALPYQVTETHPGAAQLAELAERLKAAHQPVAVLGGSRWSEQAVREFVAFAQAWSLPVYCSFRRQMLFPATHACYGGDLGLGVNPKLLARIKASDLVLVVGGRLSEVPSQGYELFHIPTPAQPFVHVHADADELGKLYRPTQAIHATPQAFAAALGAVRPTAPVAWKAHAEAAHAEYLAWSDTAPIRIPGNLQMGQVMQHLKEVLPADTIFCNGAGNFATWVHRFWPFTTYASQLAPTSGSMGYGLPAGVGAKRLWPQREVVVFAGDGDFLMHGQEFATAVQYGLPIIVVLLDNAMYGTIRMHQEREYPGRISATALTNPDFKAYAQAFGGHGERVTTTEEFAPALARARASGLPSVLHCLIDPEAITPTGTLQGIRRAALAKA is encoded by the coding sequence ATGACAACGTCCCGCACCGGCGGCCAGATTCTGGTCGATCAACTCCTCGTCCACGGCGTCCAGCAGCTGTTTTGCGTGCCCGGTGAAAGCTACCTGGCCGTGCTGGACGCCCTGCATGACGCCCACATCGCCGTCACCGTGTGCCGCCAGGAGGGTGGCGCGGCCATGATGGCCGAGGCGCAGGGCAAGCTCACCGGGAAGCCCGGCATCTGCTTTGTGACGCGCGGGCCGGGCGCCACCAACGCGGCTGCGGGCATCCACATTGCACACCAGGACTCGACCCCACTCATCCTGTTTGTGGGCCAGGTGGCGCGTGGCGCCATGGGGCGAGAGGCGTTTCAGGAGCTCGATTACGGCGCGGTGTTTGGCACCATGGCCAAGTGGGTGGTGCAGATCGACGACCCGGCGCGCATGCCCGAGCTGATTTCGCGCGCCTTCCATGTCGCCACTTCGGGCCGTCCCGGCCCTGTGGTGGTGGCGCTGCCCGAAGACATGCTGACCGAGGCCGCCACGGTGGCCGACGCGCTGCCCTACCAGGTGACCGAAACGCACCCCGGTGCGGCGCAGTTGGCCGAGTTGGCCGAGCGCCTCAAGGCCGCGCACCAGCCGGTGGCGGTCCTGGGCGGCAGTCGCTGGTCTGAGCAGGCGGTGCGCGAGTTTGTGGCGTTTGCCCAAGCGTGGTCGCTGCCGGTGTACTGCTCGTTCCGCCGCCAGATGCTGTTCCCGGCCACACACGCCTGCTACGGCGGTGACCTGGGCCTGGGCGTCAACCCCAAGCTGCTTGCGCGCATCAAGGCGTCGGACTTGGTGCTGGTGGTGGGCGGGCGACTGTCGGAGGTGCCATCGCAGGGCTACGAGCTGTTCCACATTCCCACACCCGCGCAGCCGTTTGTGCATGTGCATGCCGATGCGGACGAGCTGGGCAAGCTCTACCGCCCCACACAGGCCATCCACGCCACGCCCCAGGCGTTTGCTGCGGCGCTGGGCGCAGTGCGCCCCACGGCCCCTGTTGCTTGGAAGGCCCATGCAGAAGCCGCCCATGCCGAATACCTGGCGTGGAGCGATACCGCGCCCATCCGCATCCCCGGCAATCTGCAGATGGGCCAGGTGATGCAGCACCTCAAGGAAGTGCTGCCCGCCGACACCATCTTCTGCAACGGCGCGGGCAACTTCGCCACCTGGGTGCACCGCTTCTGGCCCTTCACCACCTATGCGAGCCAGCTCGCGCCCACCAGTGGATCGATGGGCTACGGCCTGCCCGCGGGCGTGGGCGCCAAGCGCCTGTGGCCGCAGCGCGAGGTGGTGGTTTTTGCGGGCGACGGTGACTTCCTGATGCACGGCCAGGAGTTCGCCACCGCCGTGCAGTACGGCCTGCCCATCATCGTGGTGCTGCTGGACAACGCCATGTACGGCACCATCCGCATGCACCAGGAGCGCGAGTACCCTGGCCGCATCAGTGCGACGGCACTGACAAATCCCGACTTCAAGGCCTACGCCCAGGCCTTCGGCGGCCACGGCGAGCGCGTGACCACCACCGAAGAGTTCGCTCCCGCCCTGGCGCGCGCCCGCGCCAGCGGTCTGCCCAGCGTGCTGCACTGTCTGATCGACCCCGAGGCCATCACGCCCACCGGCACGTTGCAGGGGATTCGCCGGGCAGCCCTGGCGAAAGCCTGA